The following DNA comes from Anaerostipes rhamnosivorans.
TCTTTGGAGTATCGATACCCTTGACTGGAAAACATTAAACGCTGACAAAACGGCTGACGCAATACTCAAACAGGCCAAGGACGGTGATATCATCCTTATGCATGATATCCACGCTCCCACGGTGGAGGCAGTGAAAAAGGTCCTTCCCAAGCTCGAAAAAAATGGGTTCCAGGTCTGTACTGTCTCAGAACTTCTCGAAGCCAGAAACATTGAACTGCATCCGGGGGATGTGGTGGTCAGTGCCAATGATGTTTACCGGTATAAAAAATAAACTCGTTTTTTGCCTTCAGTCCGGCTTTTGCTGCCTAACTGAAGGTATTTTTTTAAATATAATATGAGTGCATGTGCCAGATACGCTGACAGTCCCTTCATTTACGTCGTTACGGCTTTTTCTTTCTCCCTTAATGTAATATAATAAAAGGATTAGGGGATAGGAGGCCATACATTGGATTAACATACGAAAAGTAGTCCTCTCATTTATTGATAAGCTGCCGAACATCACCCTTACAGCCAATGTTTCTTCGGATGCAAATACTCCTGCTGCGATATCTGCAAGATAAGCAGATCCTTCTGGATCGTCTGAAAACCGCTTATGACAATTTTGCAGGGATTTAAATCGCTACTCCGCATTGATATATAACTGTTTATGAAAGGATAGGCTGCTATGCACAAACTATTAATCATTGATGACAGTAAAACCGTCCTGAATCAGGCCATGATGCTTCTCAAGGATTTTTATCATGTCTTCCCTGCCATCTCAGGCTCAACGGCACTAAAGATATTAGAGCATCATATACCGGACCTGATTCTTCTGGACCTGTTGATGCCGGAAATGGATGGACGGGAGTTTTTCATCCTCTTAAAAAGCCGTCCGGAACTTTCTGATATTCCGGTCATTTTTCTAATCTCAGATACGAATGACCAGACCGAGGCAGAATGTATTTCTCTTGGGGCCTGCGATTTCATCAGAAAACCAATCATAAAAGAAGTTCTTCTGAGCAGAGTGGAAAAGACACTGGAGCTTTTTGATTACCGGCGTGACTTGCAGCAAACGCTGGATGAGAAAACCCGACAGATTGAGACAGCCTATATTCAGACCATGGCAGCTCTTGCCAACACCATTGACGCCAAAGACCCGGATACTAATGGACATTCCATAAGAGTTGCCTACTACTCCGGCCAGATCGCCCATCAACTGGGATATTCAAAAGAGGATTGTGAAAATATTTATTTTATTGCATTGCTCCATGATGTGGGAAAAATCGGTGTTCCGGATTCGGTGCTCAAAAAAAGAGACCGGCTGACAGAGGAAGAATACGAACTGATGAAACAACATACGACCATAGGTGCTCACATCTTAAAGGATATCAAAATGCTGCCGGGGCTTTGTGACGGAACACTTTACCACCATGAACGCTATGACGGAACTGGTTATCCAAACGGCCTGTCAGGAGAAGCAATACCCAGAATCGCACGTATCATCAGTGTAGCTGACACATTCGATGCTATGACTGCCACCCGCTGCTACCGAAAGGGTATGGATCCTAAGATCGCACTTGAGGAATTAAAACGCAACCGCGGCACACAGTTTGATCCGGAGATCACCGATACCTTTTTAGAGATTGCAGATGGATTGGAGGTATCAAATCATGAGGCTGATCTTATGTGAGTTTGAGATCTATGATACATGGAGCATCATGGCATCCCTGAACTAGATAGCCAAGCTGACTTCCTCGTCCTGTCTTCTGCGCACCGGAATTATCCTTCCTGTGGGGAGAAGCTACTCCAAACAGGCGAAAGAAGCTTTTAAGATTTGGAGTATCAAGGCCATATAAAAAGAGAAAAGGACAGTATATCTCGTCCTTTTCCCTTTTGCGGTCATCAGTCTAAATCCAGATGATCTTTCCCCGTATATTTTTCCCATGCACTAATAAAATCTTCTGACGCACTGACTGCATTTTTATTGTTCACGATCTTTTCAAATAAGTCTGGCCCGACGGTGACTGCGTCAATTCCTCCCACAAGCAGTTCCTTGACCTGGGATAAGTTTTTAAAGCTTGCAGCGATTACTTTACAATCAATTTTTTGTTCTTTAAATACTTTCTGGATCTCAAGAGCTACCTTAACTCCGTCCATCTCCAGATCACAAATCCTGTTTACATAAGGAGCTACATAGGCTGCTCCGCAGTTTGCTGCCATCAACGCCTGCTGCACGGAATAAATAGCTGTGGCAAGCGTATCGATCCCTTCATCTTTTAACAGCTTGATGGCACGCAGGCCATTAGGAGTCGCCGGTATTTTTACCACAACTTTTTCTCTCAATGACATGAGCTTTTTGGTTTCCTCAATGATCTTATCTGTTTCATCTGAAATAACCTGTAGGAAAAGTACCTTTCCTTCCGGGACGGATGCCGCAAGTTTTTTGATCTCAGCGCCGTCTTTGACAATGATCGTAGGATTGCTGGTAACCCCTTTTACATTGTATGCTTCTACATAGTTTTCAATTTTTTCATAATCTGCACTGTCTAAATAAAATTCCATGATTTCTCCTTTTTTATAAAAGCTGTTCTGCGGTAAGACTGTCAGTGACCAGCACATTGATCAATCCTGTCTTTGCAGCAGCTTTTATGGCTTCGGTTTTTTCTGTTCCATAGGCTGCCCCGATTCTTATGGGTATATCCTTCAGTTCTTCTAAGGTCAGCCCGATCATCCGACGATCAAATCCGCTTTCTAATGCCTTACCCTCTTTTGTATAGACACGTCCTGCGATCTCCCCAATCCCTCCCTGCCGTGCTAAACTTAAGATCAACTCTGAATTTTGTGAATCCAGAGCCGCAATGGAGGAAGCGCTGGTCATTGTTCCTATTCCAAAAACTCCTGCCTGACAGCTCCTTGCCCTTTCCAGTGCCCTTTTGATTTGAGGCTCTTCCATCAGGAGCTTTTTCATCTCCAGACTTTTGACATACATGGGCGCAGGAAGGTTATGGCCAATTCCATGCACCATCTCCGCCAATTTTGAACAGAGCAGATTAGAATAACTCAGTGCAAGACTTCCTGGGTCAGCTGTTTCCGGCATGGCCGTTCCAAGCAGCGGAACAACCCGGATCCCATTTGCCTTTATGTTTCTACCCATTTTCTCGGAATCAAACGTGTCTATAATCTGTTTCATCGTATATCCCCAGGTAACACCCAGCGATATATTATTTTTCATGACCCTCGACAGATAAAGCCCAGCCGCTCTCGCGACCAGATATCCTGAATTGGCCTGATCCGCTGAAGCTGCGATGACCGCTTCCTTCAGCGGATATTTTTTCTCCAGTTCTTTTTCCAGCTCCATAGTGTTCTCTGCCGGGAAGTCAATGATGATCTTTACATAACCTTCGTTTTTTGCTTTTGTTAAAGCTCTTGATATTGTGGTTCTTGAAACATTCAGCCTCTTAGCAATCTGTTCCTGAGACATCTCCTCTTTATAATAAAAGTCCACAACTTTCATTAAAAATCGTTCATCATTTTTGCTCATAGTACTATCGATCCTTTTTGTGTGCACATTTGACACATGAATCACATTTGTTCATGTTGGATTTATGATATCATTCTGTTTCTGCACCGTCAATATGAACAATTTCACATATTCAGCTATCTTCTGTGTCGATCTTCATCAAAGCTTTTTCGGGTACTTCTTTCTTTTCTACTTCCTCCCAGCTTTTCACATCTTTATCTCTATTGGATACTATCCCATAAATTACCCTTAGGTAAGCCCCTTTTTTGATAGGTTCTTCGTCGGTCCCATAGAATTCTAACTTTATCGATTTGCCATTTTGATCAAATCCATTCAGGCGGTACAGGTAATTTGAGTCTTCTCTGCTCTCTGAAATTGAAGTGATCCTTGTGTAATATTCCTTGCCCGTATGATTTCTCTGTTGCAGATATCGTCTTACAGCGCCAGCCCCTGCCAATATAACAATAAATATAAAAATTACGGATAAGATTACAGTTGATATAGTTCTCATAGGTAACCTCCTGTCTATGTATGTGTTTTTATCAATGCTGTCTATATCTTAGTACACATTCTGGCGTTTTTTATCTTTCTGCTTATCATACATATAGATCAGCGCAAACAACAGGCTTGCCTGAATGTTCGTTGAAAAACACCCAAGCAAGCCTAATATCTTTGCATTAATTAAATTATTTCTATCAGATAAATCTTTTATCTAAGACCTTCCGCTCCCATCAAATAATTGACAAACTGCTGTGCGGTCCTTCCGGAGATTCCTCCATGGGATAGTTCCCATTTATTTGCCTCTTTGCAGAGCTCCTCGTCAGACATGGTAATACCCTCTTTTCTGGCCAGCTCGATGACAATATGGAAATACTCCTTCTGGGTAGGCTTGGCATAGCTGATGGTGACTCCAAACCGGTTGACCAGAGAAAGCTTTTCTTCCATCGTATCGGATTTATGGATTCCGTTCAGATTCTTTACATCATCTCGGTCGCTCCATGTCTCCTTGATCAAATGCCTTCTGTTGGATGTGGCATAGATCAGGATATTCTCAGGTTTTGTCTCCACTCCGCCTTCGATCACCGCTTTCAGGAATTTGTATTCCACCTCAAACTCTTCAAAGGACAGGTCATCCATATAAATGATAAACCGGTAATTCCGGTTTTTAATATGTGCAATCACATTGGACAGATCCTTGAACTGATGCTTGTAGATCTCGATCATCCGGAGTCCCTGGTCATAATACTGGTTGACGATAGCCTTGATACTGGTAGACTTTCCAGTACCACTGTCTCCGAACAGCAGGACGTTGTTGGCTTTCCTTCCCTGCACAAAGGCCTCTGTATTGTCTATGAGCTTCTTCTTCTGAATCTCATAGCCTACCAAGTCATCAAGCGTCACCTTATCCATGTTGTTAATGGCCCGGAATGCGATCTCACCGCTATGATTTTCTTCAATCCTGAACGCTTTATTGAGTCCGAACATTCCCACGCCATAGGCCTTATAAAAGCCTGTCACCACCTGGAAAAACTCGTGTTCATCCTTAGTCCCTTCCAGTTTTCTGCTCAGTGCCTGGACCTTCTCGCTGACATTTTTATTGTACATAAGCTCCGGTTTTCCGATCGCTTTGTAGTCTGAGAGCCGGCTGAAGCAGTCTACCCCAAGATATGACTCGATCCTTGAAAAGTCATAATCAAACAGCTCTTTAAAAGCGCGGAAATCATTTTCTGCAAAATAATTTACGCTTCCGTCCCTGGCTCCCACCTTTTCACAGGTGATACTAAATGGGTTTTCGTTGGTGATCAGCAAAAACGTCAGGTAGTTATGCCAGAGATTCTCGTCAAACCCATAATCTGTGGCCACCTGAAGGATCCTTTTGATCTGCCTGAACACCCTTGTGGTCAGGACCTCTTTGGATTGGCTTTCTTCATCCATGCAGCGGAAAATATCACTTAACTGCATCAAAATAGAATCCGGCTCCATGTCGCCGTATATGAGTAACTTTGAAACATTTTTATACATTTGTTCCTCCACCTTTCATGTTCTTCTACCAGCTTCCGCCGCCTCCGCCGCCGAAGCCGCCCCCGGAGAATCCGCCCCCTCCAAAGGAGCCGCCTCCAAATCCACCTCCGCCTCCAGACGATGGCTTCGGAGGTTCCGGGACAGACAGAGTGCTTGCTGCCTGTGCCATGTTACCCATGAGACAGCGGTTAAAGATGTAATAATCAAAAAATGTGAACTGACGGTCTGTCACATACCAATCCGGCGCAGCCAGTCCGAGATCCTTCAGCTTCTCCGCAAACACATCAGAGAGCCCGAAAACATAAGCATACGGCATGATGTGGTAAAACAGCTGAGGCTGGTCTTCTGCTAGTGCTTTCATCCTGTCCAGCTCCGCTGTCTCGATAAAATCACGGAGCCCGGCCAAGTGTCCCATCCATTCAATACACTGGTGTGTCCTCTTTTTCATAAATCCTGTCATCAGGATCATACCTGCAGTCATAACCAGCACGGCGGCTAAAACCCAGATATAATTGAATATCTCATCATTCCTTACACGGACAACATAGCTTCCGGTATAAGCTGCCGCAGAAAGAAAACTTGCCGCCAGAGCCCAGAATACCCACAGCTTTCTGCTCTCCCTGCTTCTGGCATACCAGCCGTCCACCGCTGTGGTAAACAAGAGCATTCCGCCTAATACAAGGATCCACAATACGATCTCAACGATCATTCTTGGGATACCCGTATAAGAATAAACACTTGAGACAAGCATAAACAGGCCCAGCGGAAGTGCTGAGAGTACCATGGATATT
Coding sequences within:
- a CDS encoding HD domain-containing phosphohydrolase, translated to MHKLLIIDDSKTVLNQAMMLLKDFYHVFPAISGSTALKILEHHIPDLILLDLLMPEMDGREFFILLKSRPELSDIPVIFLISDTNDQTEAECISLGACDFIRKPIIKEVLLSRVEKTLELFDYRRDLQQTLDEKTRQIETAYIQTMAALANTIDAKDPDTNGHSIRVAYYSGQIAHQLGYSKEDCENIYFIALLHDVGKIGVPDSVLKKRDRLTEEEYELMKQHTTIGAHILKDIKMLPGLCDGTLYHHERYDGTGYPNGLSGEAIPRIARIISVADTFDAMTATRCYRKGMDPKIALEELKRNRGTQFDPEITDTFLEIADGLEVSNHEADLM
- a CDS encoding transaldolase family protein; protein product: MEFYLDSADYEKIENYVEAYNVKGVTSNPTIIVKDGAEIKKLAASVPEGKVLFLQVISDETDKIIEETKKLMSLREKVVVKIPATPNGLRAIKLLKDEGIDTLATAIYSVQQALMAANCGAAYVAPYVNRICDLEMDGVKVALEIQKVFKEQKIDCKVIAASFKNLSQVKELLVGGIDAVTVGPDLFEKIVNNKNAVSASEDFISAWEKYTGKDHLDLD
- a CDS encoding sugar-binding transcriptional regulator — protein: MSKNDERFLMKVVDFYYKEEMSQEQIAKRLNVSRTTISRALTKAKNEGYVKIIIDFPAENTMELEKELEKKYPLKEAVIAASADQANSGYLVARAAGLYLSRVMKNNISLGVTWGYTMKQIIDTFDSEKMGRNIKANGIRVVPLLGTAMPETADPGSLALSYSNLLCSKLAEMVHGIGHNLPAPMYVKSLEMKKLLMEEPQIKRALERARSCQAGVFGIGTMTSASSIAALDSQNSELILSLARQGGIGEIAGRVYTKEGKALESGFDRRMIGLTLEELKDIPIRIGAAYGTEKTEAIKAAAKTGLINVLVTDSLTAEQLL
- a CDS encoding YxeA family protein encodes the protein MRTISTVILSVIFIFIVILAGAGAVRRYLQQRNHTGKEYYTRITSISESREDSNYLYRLNGFDQNGKSIKLEFYGTDEEPIKKGAYLRVIYGIVSNRDKDVKSWEEVEKKEVPEKALMKIDTEDS
- a CDS encoding ATP-binding protein, which produces MYKNVSKLLIYGDMEPDSILMQLSDIFRCMDEESQSKEVLTTRVFRQIKRILQVATDYGFDENLWHNYLTFLLITNENPFSITCEKVGARDGSVNYFAENDFRAFKELFDYDFSRIESYLGVDCFSRLSDYKAIGKPELMYNKNVSEKVQALSRKLEGTKDEHEFFQVVTGFYKAYGVGMFGLNKAFRIEENHSGEIAFRAINNMDKVTLDDLVGYEIQKKKLIDNTEAFVQGRKANNVLLFGDSGTGKSTSIKAIVNQYYDQGLRMIEIYKHQFKDLSNVIAHIKNRNYRFIIYMDDLSFEEFEVEYKFLKAVIEGGVETKPENILIYATSNRRHLIKETWSDRDDVKNLNGIHKSDTMEEKLSLVNRFGVTISYAKPTQKEYFHIVIELARKEGITMSDEELCKEANKWELSHGGISGRTAQQFVNYLMGAEGLR